From Vicia villosa cultivar HV-30 ecotype Madison, WI unplaced genomic scaffold, Vvil1.0 ctg.000102F_1_1_1, whole genome shotgun sequence, a single genomic window includes:
- the LOC131624094 gene encoding glucan endo-1,3-beta-glucosidase 8-like → MVRFKFIMCTFSMIVVMAHCQQQGPETIPTIGVNWGLLSTNPIDPHIVVNMLKENAIKKVKIFDTDPWILSAFSGTDIEVMVGIPNDQLKKISGDMDEAEDWVKNNVSKHMHDGGVNIRYVSVGNEAFLTAYNGSFVKTTFPAMENIQKALNNAGLGNKIKVTSALNADVYDTTTDKPSGGHFRKDIYDAMKQIVKFLDENNSPFLVNIYPFLSLYQNDDFPKDYAFFDSTSRTITDNNERYSNVFDANLDTLAWALKKAGHPKVSIMIGEIGWPTDGNKHATIANAKRFYSGFLKKWASKKGSPLRPEPKVAYLFSLVDENTKSVAPGNFERHWGMFRYDGKPKFPIDLSGKDREKMLVGAKGIRYLEKKWCVLSKDIKNMSSVGPAVSYACSSGDCTSLGPGCSCASLNEAGNASFAFNQFFQNNEQSVEACDFDGLATIVEKDPTPSNGNCVFPIQIQSGGTMLRGKTYMVKGLLIGFLLFFITFI, encoded by the exons ATGGTTCGATTCAAATTTATTATGTGTACATTTTCCATGATTGTTGTCATGGCTCATTGCCAACAACAAGGTCCAGAAACTATTCCAACTATTGGTGTTAATTGGGGTTTACTATCAACTAATCCAATTGATCCTCACATTGTGGTGAACATGCTTAAGGAAAATGCAATTAAAAAGGTTAAGATTTTTGACACAGATCCTTGGATTTTAAGTGCTTTTTCTGGCACAGATATTGAAGTTATGGTTGGAATTCctaatgatcaattaaaaaaaatatctggCGACATGGATGAAGCTGAAGATTGGGTTAAAAATAACGTCTCCAAACATATGCATGATGGAGGAGTCAATATCag ATATGTATCTGTTGGTAATGAAGCCTTCTTGACAGCTTACAACGGATCCTTTGTAAAAACAACATTTCCAGCAATGGAAAACATTCAAAAAGCACTTAATAATGCTGGTTTAGGAAACAAAATAAAGGTGACATCGGCGTTAAATGCCGATGTATACGACACGACTACAGATAAACCATCAGGTGGACATTTTCGGAAAGATATTTATGATGCTATGAAACAAATAGTGAAATTTCTTGATGAAAATAACTCACCATTTTTAGTCAACATATACCCTTTCTTAAGTCTataccaaaatgatgattttcctAAAGATTATGCATTCTTTGATAGTACAAGTAGAACAATTACTGATAACAACGAACGATATAGTAATGTGTTTGATGCAAACCTTGATACACTTGCTTGGGCATTAAAAAAAGCTGGTCACCCTAAAGTTTCAATCATGATTGGTGAAATTGGTTGGCCAACAGATGGGAATAAACATGCTACTATAGCTAACGCAAAAAGATTTTACAGCGGTTTTCTCAAGAAATGGGCTAGCAAAAAAGGTTCTCCACTTCGCCCTGAACCAAAGGttgcttatttattttctcttgtTGATGAGAATACAAAAAGTGTTGCACCTGGAAACTTTGAGCGTCATTGGGGAATGTTTCGCTATGATGGAAAACCTAAATTTCCAATTGATCTTTCTGGAAAAGATCGAGAAAAAATGCTTGTTGGAGCGAAAGGAATTCGCTACTTAGAAAAAAAATGGTGTGTTCTGAGTAAGGACATAAAGAACATGAGCTCAGTTGGTCCCGCGGTGAGTTATGCGTGTTCATCAGGTGATTGTACGAGCTTAGGTCCCGGTTGTTCTTGTGCAAGTTTGAATGAAGCTGGTAATGCATCATTTGCTTTTAATCAATTCTTTCAAAATAATGAACAAAGTGTTGAGGCATGTGATTTTGATGGCCTAGCTACTATTGTAGAAAAAGATCCAACACCTTCAAATGGAAATTGTGTGTTTCCTATCCAAATCCAGAGTGGTGGTACCATGCTTAGAGGAAAAACTTATATGGTTAAAGGCCTTTTGATTGGGTTTCTATtgttttttattacatttatatAA